One genomic region from Prunus persica cultivar Lovell chromosome G3, Prunus_persica_NCBIv2, whole genome shotgun sequence encodes:
- the LOC18765995 gene encoding O-acyltransferase WSD1 has translation MELEELGGLEPVSPNGQYFSSDALSLSFLAVLESEIPIDLESQSMFLLKNVFLPISPRFSSIMVENNGKKEWKRVEVKLEDHLHIPTFPSNLSPKSYDKYIDDYLSKLSTERFPQGKPLWEVHIVNYPTSNAAGNIIFKFHHALGDGYSLMGALISSLQRADDPSLPLTFPSQQRSESKENFVTKTFSAVGNTISDFWSASLKIMKEDDLTPIKSGNDAIEFRPSTVSTMTFSLDQIKSMKNKLGMTVNDVLTGMIFFGTRLYMQEINQSSSKADCTSIMLINTRLIGDYVPIEEMMKPNGKTPWGNRFTWVHIPVPKLTQLSNALDFIWNTQKIIKKKRSSLAAYFSSRLLEILDKFGSHEASSRYIHHTVKNSSIVISNMIGPVEKMSLANHPIKGLYFLMGGIPQGFQITIVSYMGKVRLGFKMEKGLIDPQKFKSCMQNAWEMILKDSDLMRNN, from the exons ATGGAGTTGGAGGAGTTGGGAGGACTGGAGCCAGTGAGCCCAAATGGTCAGTACTTCAGTAGCGATGCGTTATCTCTTTCGTTTCTTGCTGTTTTGGAATCTGAGATTCCAATCGATCTGGAGTCTCAATCAATGTTTTTGCTTAAGAACGTCTTCCTCCCCATTAGCCCGCGTTTCTCCTCTATCATG GTTGAAAATAATGGAAAGAAAGAGTGGAAAAGGGTCGAAGTGAAGCTTGAAGACCACTTGCACATCCCTACTTTCCCTTCCAACTTGTCCCCAAAATCATATGACAAGTATATTGATGACTATTTGTCAAAGCTATCAACAGAAAGATTTCCACAAGGCAAACCACTGTGGGAAGTTCATATTGTCAACTACCCAACTAGCAATGCAGCTGGGAATATAATCTTCAAGTTTCACCATGCCCTAGGAGATGGCTACTCTCTCATGGGTGCCCTTATTTCCTCTCTACAAAGGGCTGATGACCCTTCTCTTCCCTTAACTTTTCCTTCACAGCAGCGATCCGaatcaaaagaaaactttGTGACTAAAACTTTCTCAGCTGTCGGCAACACCATTTCAGACTTTTGGTCGGCCAGTTTAAAGATCATGAAGGAAGATGATCTAACACCAATCAAGTCTGGTAATGATGCAATTGAGTTTCGGCCAAGTACTGTATCAACTATGACATTCTCTCTGGAtcaaattaaatcaatgaagaacaagcttggaatg ACTGTAAATGATGTTCTCACCGGGATGATCTTCTTTGGAACTCGGCTGTACATGCAAGAGATTAACCAAAGTTCAAGCAAAGCAGATTGTACATCAATTATGTTGATCAACACAAGGCTCATAGGGGATTATGTGCCGATTGAGGAGATGATGAAACCCAACGGCAAGACGCCATGGGGAAATCGTTTCACTTGGGTGCACATACCCGTACCCAAGTTAACTCAACTCTCAAATGCTCTGGACTTTATCTGgaacacacaaaaaataataaagaagaagagaagctcTTTAGCTGCTTATTTCTCGAGCAGGCTGCTGGAGATTCTGGACAAATTTGGAAGCCATGAG GCATCCAGCAGATACATTCATCACACAGTGAAGAACTCCAGCATAGTAATTTCAAATATGATTGGACCTGTGGAAAAAATGTCTCtggctaatcatccaattaaaGGTTTATACTTTTTGATGGGAGGTATACCTCAG GGCTTTCAGATAACCATTGTTAGTTACATGGGAAAGGTGAGGCTAGGCttcaaaatggaaaaaggTCTCATAGATCCACAGAAGTTCAAGTCATGCATGCAAAATGCCTGGGAAATGATACTCAAAGACTCCGATCTGATGCGGAACAATTAA
- the LOC18766057 gene encoding uncharacterized protein LOC18766057, translating into MGTPEAEYAAFEEKVKRTVYLDNISPQVTDIVVRTALSQFGTVKNVQFIPDYFKSRNIGQCALVEMENPKQADAIVSEIAQFPFMMAGMPRPVRACPAKVEMFDDRPAKPGRNISCRWLEPNDPDFEVAQKLKRLNKKHAAEASSLLKQQLQEEENLAKQQNEALKANHKKYEMIDSVIADGTARHLAKRYKMRIADDW; encoded by the coding sequence ATGGGGACTCCAGAAGCAGAGTATGCTGCATTTGAGGAGAAGGTCAAACGAACTGTTTACCTAGATAACATCTCACCACAGGTCACCGATATTGTTGTCAGAACTGCTCTTTCTCAGTTTGGGACTGTGAAAAATGTTCAGTTCATTCCAGACTACTTCAAATCAAGGAACATCGGACAGTGTGCACTGGTGGAGATGGAGAACCCCAAACAGGCTGATGCTATTGTCTCAGAGATAGCTCAATTCCCATTCATGATGGCGGGGATGCCAAGGCCTGTGAGGGCATGTCCTGCTAAAGTGGAGATGTTTGATGATCGCCCTGCGAAGCCTGGAAGAAATATATCTTGTCGTTGGTTGGAGCCAAATGATCCTGATTTTGAAGTGGCACAAAAACTGAAGCGTCTTAATAAAAAGCATGCTGCTGAAGCGTCATCTTTGCTCAAGCAACAACTCCAGGAAGAAGAGAATCTTGCGAAGCAGCAGAATGAGGCTCTTAAAGCAAATCATAAGAAGTATGAAATGATAGATAGTGTGATAGCTGATGGAACTGCTCGTCATTTGGCAAAACGTTATAAAATGAGAATTGCAGATGACTGGTAG
- the LOC18766004 gene encoding protein TPX2 has product MPDLEPNAAAAAAATATATATMTTKMIDETYEFSAPRFYDFIKDESDDDKRQAERWFDAALPYAPSPFMPRIKAGRSFTVESMCDFSEAEEMQKNLESSSELKANDKSVETKPQSELIPAEVKVDIIPRVAKEESNVSADKSISEVDKEEDQTAKKIASIVRNPSALKQKSHLQSSQTKNIKPSSVKREKKVKNATGTPNLAQENQAIKRQKLDGGRSRHILNPKPQTLPHKSKLGHTSGSFNLSSSTATMQKEDRKVYVRESAAPFVSMAEMMKRFQSSTRDLSMQHVNGSLSQMKPKLTLTRPKEPEFETSQRVRSVRVKSTAELEEEMMAKIPKFKARPLNKKILEAPSLPAIPRSTPQPPEFQEFHLETMARANQNAETASVASTEVSRQNNQGKSHHLTEPKTPVLHTSLRARPPRVKSSFEIEQEELERIPKFKAKALNKKIFESKGDLGVFCNAKKNVTKPQEFHFATNERIPPPPSSIFDIFDKLSLNSEPHQNPIPRNTTPNPFHLHTEERGAEKERKFITVVWQKQLEEERARVPKANPYPYTTDYPVIPPKPEPKQCTKPEPFQLESLVRHEEELQRDMEERQRLEKEAAQIRLFKAQPILKEDPIPVPEKVRKPLTQVQQFNLHVDHRAVGRAEFDQKVREKEMMYKRYREESDAARMVEEEKALKQLRRTLVPHARPVPNFEHPFCPQKCPKEPTKAKSPHLRVLERKERRRMMINSAISSAAAQMR; this is encoded by the exons ATGCCCGATCTCGAACCCAACGCAGCTGCCGCGGCTGCTgccaccgccaccgccacGGCGACGATGACGACGAAGATGATCGACGAGACCTACGAGTTCTCGGCCCCGCGCTTCTACGACTTCATAAAGGACGAGAGCGACGACGACAAGCGCCAGGCCGAGCGCTGGTTCGACGCCGCTCTTCCATATGCGCCTTCTC CCTTCATGCCTAGGATCAAGGCTGGTAGATCTTTTACGGTTGAGAGCATGTGCGATTTTAGTGAAGCAGAGGAAATGCAGAAG AACTTGGAATCATCCTCTGAATTAAAAGCTAATGATAAGTCTGTGGAAACTAAGCCTCAATCGGAGCTCATACCTGCTGAAGTCAAAGTTGATATAATCCCCAGGGTAGCTAAAGAAGAAAGCAAT GTCTCTGCTGATAAAAGTATTAGCGAAGTTGATAAAGAGGAGGACCAGACAGCTAAAAAGATAGCAAGCATTGTCAGAAACCCGTCAGCACTGAAGCAAAAAAGTCATTTACAGTCGTCACAAACTAAAAACATCAAACCAAGTAGTGTGAAAAG AGAAAAAAAGGTGAAAAATGCAACTGGGACTCCCAATTTAGCTCAGGAAAATCAGGCAATTAAGCGACAGAAGTTGGACGGAGGAAGATCTAGACAT ATTCTTAATCCCAAACCCCAAACATTGCCCCACAAGTCAAAATTGGGTCATACCAGTGGCAGTTTCAATTTAAGCTCTTCAACTGCTACTATGCAAAAAGAGGACAGAAAGGTGTATGTTCGGGAATCTGCAGCACCATTTGTTTCGATGGCCGAAATGATGAAAAGGTTCCAATCAAGTACGAGAGACTTGTCAATGCAGCATGTTAATGGTTCTCTTTCACAA ATGAAGCCCAAACTCACCTTGACAAGGCCTAAGGAGCCTGAATTTGAAACATCCCAACGTGTTCGTTCAGTGAGAGTAAAGAGTACTGCTGAGCTTGAAGAAGAGATGATGGCCAAAATTCCGAAGTTCAAGGCTCGACCACTAAACAAAAAG ATTCTAGAAGCACCATCATTACCTGCAATACCGAGAAGTACACCTCAGCCACCGGAATTTCAG GAATTCCATTTGGAGACAATGGCAAGGGCAAACCAGAATGCAGAAACGGCTTCAGTAGCTTCAACGGAGGTGTCCCGTCAG AATAATCAAGGGAAGTCTCATCATCTTACTGAACCTAAAACCCCTGTGCTACATACATCATTGAGGGCCCGTCCACCCAGGGTGAAAAGTTCATTTGAAATTGAGCAGGAAGAGCTTGAAAGAATCCCAAAATTTAAGGCGAAGGCTCTAAACAAGAAG ATATTTGAAAGTAAAGGAGATCTGGGGGTATTCTGTAATGCCAAGAAAAATGTGACTAAACCTCAGGAATTCCATTTTGCAACAAATGAAAGAATACCACCGCCACCTTCTTCCatttttgatatatttgatAAG ttgTCTTTGAACTCAGAGCCCCACCAGAATCCAATTCCGAGAAACACAACACCAAACCCATTCCATCTCCACACagag GAAAGAGGGgctgagaaagaaaggaaatttaTTACCGTAGTGTGGCAGAAgcaattggaagaagaaagagctaGGGTTCCCAAAGCTAATCCATATCCTTATACCACTGATTACCCTGTG ATCCCACCAAAACCAGAGCCCAAGCAATGCACAAAACCAGAACCTTTCCAACTAGAGAGTTTGGTGAGGCATGAGGAGGAACTGCAGAGGGATATGGAAGAAAGACAGAGGCTGGAGAAAGAAGCAGCCCAGATAAGACTTTTTAAGGCACAACCAATCTTGAAAGA GGACCCAATTCCTGTTCCAGAAAAAGTGCGCAAGCCTCTTACCCAAGTTCAACAATTCAATCTCCATGTTGATCATCGGGCTGTTGGTAGAGCAGAATTTGATCAAAAG GTTAGGGAGAAAGAAATGATGTACAAGAGATACAGAGAAGAGAGCGATGCAGCAAGGATG GTGGAGGAAGAGAAGGCATTGAAGCAACTACGAAGGACTCTGGTACCCCATGCAAGGCCAGTGCCTAATTTTGAACATCCATTCTGCCCCCAGAA GTGTCCAAAGGAACCAACAAAAGCAAAGTCGCCACATTTACGTGTGcttgaaaggaaagaaaggcGAAGGATGATGATAAACTCTGCCATTTCCAGCGCTGCCGCGCAGATGAGATGA